In one window of Bombus vancouverensis nearcticus chromosome 10, iyBomVanc1_principal, whole genome shotgun sequence DNA:
- the inaE gene encoding inactivation no afterpotential E isoform X5, producing the protein MPGIVVFRRRWSVGSDDLVVPGAFLFILHLIWMTVLSILLGVLDWNRNIFCVFLLWEYFVGYLVIFVLSMIVEFSICFLATRGSILDTAARAPMQYILYVRLLLLLVETGWLCAGITWLAHFYQSCTSIGQVKDVMLGLVVSNWCVLASVMVTVWCTYDAAGRSWVKMKKYQRSMREAESRCGKLHYNRSGSRNRNWRQRKVIRAYQDSWDNRCRLLFCCMGNSDRNRNSFADIARLLSDFFRDLDVVPSDVVAGLVLLRKFQKIERELIVKQRKNDTYEFLSGVPVTPRTKFLSLTEDGDLGHFQSAIHYMHFALAAYGWPMFLISHSTGLCQLCTRLRCGCFPCGRHEDEATVVEDNCCQCNYAALRKMVDVAEVEVIYATFHVDVGETPFFVALDYTKKKVVVSIRGTLSMKDVLTDLNAEGEVLPLSPPREDWLGHKGMVQAAEYIRKKLLEEEIISRALAKDTSRGTHQFGLTLVGHSLGAGTAAILAILLKQDYPDLVCFSFAPPGGLLSMPAQQYSQEFITSVVVGKDVVPRIGLRQMESLRADLINAIKRSVDPKWKTIACSVMCCGCGSTPTSAANLEAGGCISEYQRDKDLARSQTVVPSDSSIALTLHRPLYPPGRIIHVVRHHPNKGEKKYESRWRQMLHKHEPVYQALWAGPCDFDEVLISPVMIQDHMPDNMLKALNKVSACRDRGAADGDRATRATVATDAATQRTPEQRHVAVVLHHQSTPTSSHGRDADVYVTTHSSCHGTRL; encoded by the exons ATGCCTGGTATCGTGGTATTCCGGCGCCGATGGAGCGTCGGCAGTGACGACCTCGTCGTGCCCGGTGCTTTCCTGTTCATCCTGCATCTGATATG GATGACAGTACTGAGCATCCTACTCGGAGTCCTCGATTGGAATCGCAATATTTTCTGTGTCTTTCTACTGTGGGAATACTTCGTGGGATACTTAGTCATTTTCGTGTTATCCATGATAGTAGAATTTTCCATCTGCTTTCTGGCTACAAGGGGAAGCATCCTGGACACTGCAGCCAGAGCTCCAATGCAATATATTCTCTATGTTCGACTTC TGCTTTTATTGGTAGAGACTGGCTGGTTGTGCGCAGGTATAACGTGGTTAGCGCATTTCTACCAAAGCTGTACAAGCATCGGCCAAGTGAAAGATGTAATGTTAG GTTTAGTGGTATCAAATTGGTGCGTATTGGCGTCGGTGATGGTAACGGTGTGGTGCACATACGACGCTGCGGGTAGATCGTGggtaaaaatgaagaaatatcaACGCAGCATGAGGGAAGCGGAATCGAGATGCGGTAAATTGCATTACAACCGAAGCGGTAGCAGAAACAGAAACTGGCGGCAGAG AAAAGTTATACGAGCGTACCAGGATAGCTGGGACAACAGATGCAGACTTTTATTCTGCTGCATGGGCAATTCCGATAGGAATCGA AATTCGTTCGCAGACATCGCCAGATTATTGAGCGACTTTTTCCGAGACCTTGACGTGGTTCCATCGGACGTGGTCGCCGGTCTGGTGTTATTGAGGAAGTTCCAAAAAATCGAACGGGAACTGATAGTGAAGCAACGAAAGAACGATACGTACGAGTTTCTATCCGGTGTGCCAGTTACACCTCGCACTAAATTCCTGTCCTTGACCGAGGATGGTGATCTGGGCCACTTTCAATCGGCCATTCATTACATGCACTTTGCCCTCGCTGCTTACGGCTGGCCCATGTTCCTCATTAGCCATTCCACCGGTCTTTGTCAGCTTTGCACGAG ATTAAGATGCGGCTGTTTCCCGTGCGGCAGGCACGAAGACGAGGCGACCGTTGTGGAAGACAATTGTTGCCAGTGCAATTACGCCGCACTAAGAAAGATGGTTGACGTCGCTGAGGTGGAGGTCATTTATGCGACTTTTCACGTCGACGTCGGTGAGACGCCGTTCTTCGTCGCGCTCGATTACACGAAGAAAAAG GTTGTCGTTAGTATACGAGGAACTCTCAGCATGAAGGATGTATTAACGGACTTGAACGCGGAGGGTGAAGTGTTACCATTGTCACCACCGAGGGAGGACTGGTTAGGCCATAAGGGTATGGTCCAAGCAGCCGAATACATTCGAAAGAAACTACTCGAGGAAGAAATTATATCCCGCGCGCTTGCCAAG GATACGTCGAGAGGGACCCATCAATTTGGTCTGACACTCGTCGGTCATTCTCTGGGAGCGGGTACAGCAGCTATCTTAGCGATTTTGCTTAAACAAGACTATCCTGACCTGGTGTGCTTCTCGTTCGCTCCACCGGGTGGTCTCTTGAGCATGCCTGCTCAGCAATACTCACAGGAATTTATTACATCCGTAGTAGTTGGGAAAGATGTCGTACCTAGGATAGGTCTTAGACAGATGGAGAGCTTAAGAGCTGATCTTATCAATGCCATAAAAAGGAGCGTCGATCCGAAG TGGAAAACGATAGCGTGCTCGGTGATGTGTTGCGGTTGTGGTTCCACCCCTACCTCGGCTGCGAATTTAGAAGCTGGTGGATGTATCAGCGAGTATCAGAGAGACAAGGACCTAGCTCGTTCGCAGACCGTTGTTCCGAGCGACTCCAGCATCGCGTTGACATTGCACAGGCCTCTCTATCCACCCGGTCGAATCATACACGTTGTTCGACATCATCCCAACAAGGGAGA GAAAAAGTATGAGAGCCGTTGGAG acaAATGTTACACAAACACGAACCGGTGTACCAAGCGCTTTGGGCAGGACCGTGCGACTTCGACGAGGTGTTGATAAGCCCGGTGATGATACAGGACCATATGCCGGACAATATGCTGAAAGCATTGAACAAG